The following are encoded in a window of Mustela nigripes isolate SB6536 chromosome 1, MUSNIG.SB6536, whole genome shotgun sequence genomic DNA:
- the B3GAT1 gene encoding galactosylgalactosylxylosylprotein 3-beta-glucuronosyltransferase 1 isoform X2 — translation MGNEELWAQSALEMPKRRDILAIVLIVLPWTLLVTVWHQSTIAPLLTTHKDDGSDPRRDAPPGADPREYCMSDRDIVEVVRTEYVYTRPPPWSDTLPTIHVVTPTYSRPVQKAELTRMANTLLHVPNLHWLVVEDAPRRTPLTARLLRDTGLNYTHLHVETPRNYKLRGDARDPRIPRGTMQRNLALRWLRETFPRNSSQPGVVYFADDDNTYSLELFEERSQAYFKLRGVKGGYQESSLLRELVTLNDLEPKAANCTKILVWHTRTEKPVLVNEGKKGFTDPAVEI, via the exons ATGG GTAACGAGGAGCTGTGGGCCCAGTCAGCCTTGGAGATGCCGAAAAGACGGGACATCCTTGCGATTGTCCTCATCGTACTGCCCTGGACACTACTTGTCACCGTGTGGCACCAGAGCACCATCGCGCCTCTGCTCACCACGCACAAGG ATGACGGCAGTGACCCCCGGCGCGACGCGCCCCCGGGTGCTGACCCCCGGGAATACTGCATGTCGGACCGTGACATCGTGGAGGTAGTGCGCACGGAGTACGTGTATACACGGCCCCCGCCGTGGTCGGACACACTGCCCACCATCCACGTGGTGACGCCCACCTACAGCCGCCCGGTGCAGAAGGCTGAGCTGACGCGCATGGCCAACACGCTGCTGCACGTGCCCAACCTGCACTGGCTGGTGGTGGAGGACGCGCCGCGCCGGACCCCGCTAACCGCACGCCTGCTGCGCGACACCGGCCTCAACTACACGCATCTGCACGTGGAGACGCCCCGCAACTACAAGCTGCGCGGCGACGCCCGCGACCCGCGCATCCCGCGGGGTACCATGCAGCGCAACCTGGCCCTGCGCTGGCTGCGTGAGACTTTCCCGCGCAACTCCAGCCAGCCGGGCGTGGTGTACTTCGCCGACGACGACAACACCTACAGTCTGGAGCTCTTTGAGGAG CGTAGCCAGGCCTACTTCAAGCTGCGTGGTGTGAAAGGAGGCTACCAAGAAAGCAGCCTCCTCCGAGAACTTGTTACCCTCAATGAcctggagcccaaggcagccaaCTGCACCAAG ATCCTGGTCTGGCACACACGGACAGAGAAGCCAGTGCTGgtgaatgaggggaaaaaaggcttCACTGACCCTGCTGTGGAGATCTGA
- the B3GAT1 gene encoding galactosylgalactosylxylosylprotein 3-beta-glucuronosyltransferase 1 isoform X1, which translates to MGNEELWAQSALEMPKRRDILAIVLIVLPWTLLVTVWHQSTIAPLLTTHKDDGSDPRRDAPPGADPREYCMSDRDIVEVVRTEYVYTRPPPWSDTLPTIHVVTPTYSRPVQKAELTRMANTLLHVPNLHWLVVEDAPRRTPLTARLLRDTGLNYTHLHVETPRNYKLRGDARDPRIPRGTMQRNLALRWLRETFPRNSSQPGVVYFADDDNTYSLELFEEMRSTRRVSVWPVAFVGGLRYEAPRVNGAGKVVGWKTVFDPHRPFAIDMAGFAINLRLILQRSQAYFKLRGVKGGYQESSLLRELVTLNDLEPKAANCTKILVWHTRTEKPVLVNEGKKGFTDPAVEI; encoded by the exons ATGG GTAACGAGGAGCTGTGGGCCCAGTCAGCCTTGGAGATGCCGAAAAGACGGGACATCCTTGCGATTGTCCTCATCGTACTGCCCTGGACACTACTTGTCACCGTGTGGCACCAGAGCACCATCGCGCCTCTGCTCACCACGCACAAGG ATGACGGCAGTGACCCCCGGCGCGACGCGCCCCCGGGTGCTGACCCCCGGGAATACTGCATGTCGGACCGTGACATCGTGGAGGTAGTGCGCACGGAGTACGTGTATACACGGCCCCCGCCGTGGTCGGACACACTGCCCACCATCCACGTGGTGACGCCCACCTACAGCCGCCCGGTGCAGAAGGCTGAGCTGACGCGCATGGCCAACACGCTGCTGCACGTGCCCAACCTGCACTGGCTGGTGGTGGAGGACGCGCCGCGCCGGACCCCGCTAACCGCACGCCTGCTGCGCGACACCGGCCTCAACTACACGCATCTGCACGTGGAGACGCCCCGCAACTACAAGCTGCGCGGCGACGCCCGCGACCCGCGCATCCCGCGGGGTACCATGCAGCGCAACCTGGCCCTGCGCTGGCTGCGTGAGACTTTCCCGCGCAACTCCAGCCAGCCGGGCGTGGTGTACTTCGCCGACGACGACAACACCTACAGTCTGGAGCTCTTTGAGGAG ATGCGCAGCACCAGGAGGGTGTCTGTGTGGCCCGTTGCCTTCGTTGGTGGCCTTCGGTACGAGGCCCCACGGGTCAACGGGGCAGGGAAGGTGGTCGGCTGGAAGACAGTGTTCGACCCACACCGACCATTTGCAATAGACATGGCTGGATTTGCCATCAACCTGAGGCTCATTCTACAGCGTAGCCAGGCCTACTTCAAGCTGCGTGGTGTGAAAGGAGGCTACCAAGAAAGCAGCCTCCTCCGAGAACTTGTTACCCTCAATGAcctggagcccaaggcagccaaCTGCACCAAG ATCCTGGTCTGGCACACACGGACAGAGAAGCCAGTGCTGgtgaatgaggggaaaaaaggcttCACTGACCCTGCTGTGGAGATCTGA
- the B3GAT1 gene encoding galactosylgalactosylxylosylprotein 3-beta-glucuronosyltransferase 1 isoform X4 has translation MPKRRDILAIVLIVLPWTLLVTVWHQSTIAPLLTTHKDDGSDPRRDAPPGADPREYCMSDRDIVEVVRTEYVYTRPPPWSDTLPTIHVVTPTYSRPVQKAELTRMANTLLHVPNLHWLVVEDAPRRTPLTARLLRDTGLNYTHLHVETPRNYKLRGDARDPRIPRGTMQRNLALRWLRETFPRNSSQPGVVYFADDDNTYSLELFEEMRSTRRVSVWPVAFVGGLRYEAPRVNGAGKVVGWKTVFDPHRPFAIDMAGFAINLRLILQRSQAYFKLRGVKGGYQESSLLRELVTLNDLEPKAANCTKILVWHTRTEKPVLVNEGKKGFTDPAVEI, from the exons ATGCCGAAAAGACGGGACATCCTTGCGATTGTCCTCATCGTACTGCCCTGGACACTACTTGTCACCGTGTGGCACCAGAGCACCATCGCGCCTCTGCTCACCACGCACAAGG ATGACGGCAGTGACCCCCGGCGCGACGCGCCCCCGGGTGCTGACCCCCGGGAATACTGCATGTCGGACCGTGACATCGTGGAGGTAGTGCGCACGGAGTACGTGTATACACGGCCCCCGCCGTGGTCGGACACACTGCCCACCATCCACGTGGTGACGCCCACCTACAGCCGCCCGGTGCAGAAGGCTGAGCTGACGCGCATGGCCAACACGCTGCTGCACGTGCCCAACCTGCACTGGCTGGTGGTGGAGGACGCGCCGCGCCGGACCCCGCTAACCGCACGCCTGCTGCGCGACACCGGCCTCAACTACACGCATCTGCACGTGGAGACGCCCCGCAACTACAAGCTGCGCGGCGACGCCCGCGACCCGCGCATCCCGCGGGGTACCATGCAGCGCAACCTGGCCCTGCGCTGGCTGCGTGAGACTTTCCCGCGCAACTCCAGCCAGCCGGGCGTGGTGTACTTCGCCGACGACGACAACACCTACAGTCTGGAGCTCTTTGAGGAG ATGCGCAGCACCAGGAGGGTGTCTGTGTGGCCCGTTGCCTTCGTTGGTGGCCTTCGGTACGAGGCCCCACGGGTCAACGGGGCAGGGAAGGTGGTCGGCTGGAAGACAGTGTTCGACCCACACCGACCATTTGCAATAGACATGGCTGGATTTGCCATCAACCTGAGGCTCATTCTACAGCGTAGCCAGGCCTACTTCAAGCTGCGTGGTGTGAAAGGAGGCTACCAAGAAAGCAGCCTCCTCCGAGAACTTGTTACCCTCAATGAcctggagcccaaggcagccaaCTGCACCAAG ATCCTGGTCTGGCACACACGGACAGAGAAGCCAGTGCTGgtgaatgaggggaaaaaaggcttCACTGACCCTGCTGTGGAGATCTGA
- the B3GAT1 gene encoding galactosylgalactosylxylosylprotein 3-beta-glucuronosyltransferase 1 isoform X3, whose protein sequence is MSDRDIVEVVRTEYVYTRPPPWSDTLPTIHVVTPTYSRPVQKAELTRMANTLLHVPNLHWLVVEDAPRRTPLTARLLRDTGLNYTHLHVETPRNYKLRGDARDPRIPRGTMQRNLALRWLRETFPRNSSQPGVVYFADDDNTYSLELFEEMRSTRRVSVWPVAFVGGLRYEAPRVNGAGKVVGWKTVFDPHRPFAIDMAGFAINLRLILQRSQAYFKLRGVKGGYQESSLLRELVTLNDLEPKAANCTKILVWHTRTEKPVLVNEGKKGFTDPAVEI, encoded by the exons ATGTCGGACCGTGACATCGTGGAGGTAGTGCGCACGGAGTACGTGTATACACGGCCCCCGCCGTGGTCGGACACACTGCCCACCATCCACGTGGTGACGCCCACCTACAGCCGCCCGGTGCAGAAGGCTGAGCTGACGCGCATGGCCAACACGCTGCTGCACGTGCCCAACCTGCACTGGCTGGTGGTGGAGGACGCGCCGCGCCGGACCCCGCTAACCGCACGCCTGCTGCGCGACACCGGCCTCAACTACACGCATCTGCACGTGGAGACGCCCCGCAACTACAAGCTGCGCGGCGACGCCCGCGACCCGCGCATCCCGCGGGGTACCATGCAGCGCAACCTGGCCCTGCGCTGGCTGCGTGAGACTTTCCCGCGCAACTCCAGCCAGCCGGGCGTGGTGTACTTCGCCGACGACGACAACACCTACAGTCTGGAGCTCTTTGAGGAG ATGCGCAGCACCAGGAGGGTGTCTGTGTGGCCCGTTGCCTTCGTTGGTGGCCTTCGGTACGAGGCCCCACGGGTCAACGGGGCAGGGAAGGTGGTCGGCTGGAAGACAGTGTTCGACCCACACCGACCATTTGCAATAGACATGGCTGGATTTGCCATCAACCTGAGGCTCATTCTACAGCGTAGCCAGGCCTACTTCAAGCTGCGTGGTGTGAAAGGAGGCTACCAAGAAAGCAGCCTCCTCCGAGAACTTGTTACCCTCAATGAcctggagcccaaggcagccaaCTGCACCAAG ATCCTGGTCTGGCACACACGGACAGAGAAGCCAGTGCTGgtgaatgaggggaaaaaaggcttCACTGACCCTGCTGTGGAGATCTGA